The following are encoded in a window of Desulforegulaceae bacterium genomic DNA:
- a CDS encoding ATP-binding protein: MKKTFMNNLFYFFKTPPEHLRQPYRYVKMKRSIAFLFTMITILPLTIMAIINYHQYKESLQKEIKAPLHNILNDIKYAFEIFIEERLSTIRFISNAYSHEELQNPDTIKKIFKSLRNEFSGFVDLGVINEDGILQSYEGPYKLLGKDYSQQDSFKEVKVRGTYISDVFMGYRKFPHIVYVVERVTDQGKTWYLRATIDTEKYEELVNSVNLGPESDAFILNKNKILQTSSRYYGNVMEKCLLDLPENIHGTFITEITDPKKRQVLAGLTRVHSDYIIVIVKPKSLLLNSWYSLKSEIFFILGISILIIVIASMKLSSLVTNRIKTADDRRETAMKQLQHTQKLSSIGRLAAGVAHEINNPLAIINEKAGLMKDIISFSKDFELKDEFLKHNNSIINSVSRCSSVTHRLLGFAKKFDINFEKLDVNFIVKEVLGFLEKEASFRQIELLLDLDPKNPQIFSDKGQVQQVFLNIMTNAVAAVNTGGKIEISSYYLSEQKMVGIDFKDNGCGINEEIKKHIFDPFFTTKLGQGSGLGLSITYGIVKKLKGKLSFTSKVNEGTKFTILLPEEETYESMSEEE, from the coding sequence ATGAAAAAAACCTTTATGAATAATCTTTTTTATTTTTTCAAAACCCCTCCTGAACATTTAAGGCAGCCTTACAGATATGTGAAAATGAAAAGAAGCATAGCCTTTCTTTTCACAATGATAACCATTTTACCCCTAACTATAATGGCAATAATAAATTATCATCAATATAAAGAAAGCCTTCAAAAAGAAATAAAAGCACCCCTTCACAATATTCTTAATGATATAAAATACGCCTTTGAAATCTTCATTGAAGAAAGGCTTTCGACTATAAGATTTATTTCCAATGCATATTCCCATGAAGAACTCCAGAATCCTGATACTATAAAAAAAATTTTCAAATCTTTAAGAAACGAGTTTTCAGGATTTGTTGATCTAGGTGTTATCAATGAAGACGGAATCCTTCAAAGCTATGAAGGCCCCTATAAACTCCTTGGAAAAGACTACTCCCAACAGGATTCTTTCAAAGAAGTAAAAGTAAGAGGAACCTATATCAGCGATGTTTTTATGGGATACAGAAAGTTTCCCCATATAGTTTATGTCGTTGAAAGAGTTACAGACCAGGGAAAAACCTGGTATTTAAGGGCAACTATTGACACAGAAAAATACGAAGAACTTGTCAATTCAGTCAATCTCGGCCCTGAAAGTGACGCTTTTATTTTAAACAAAAATAAAATTCTTCAGACATCATCAAGGTATTACGGCAATGTAATGGAAAAATGCCTTCTTGATCTGCCGGAGAATATCCATGGTACTTTTATAACTGAAATTACAGATCCTAAAAAAAGACAGGTTCTTGCCGGGCTAACAAGGGTTCACTCAGACTATATAATTGTAATAGTCAAACCAAAATCACTGCTTCTCAATTCATGGTACTCCTTAAAAAGTGAAATATTTTTTATTCTGGGAATAAGCATTCTTATAATTGTAATTGCCTCAATGAAACTTTCAAGCCTTGTCACAAATAGAATAAAAACAGCTGATGACAGAAGAGAGACTGCAATGAAACAGCTTCAGCACACCCAGAAACTATCTTCAATAGGTCGCCTTGCAGCAGGAGTTGCCCATGAAATAAACAACCCCCTTGCCATAATCAATGAAAAAGCAGGTCTTATGAAAGACATTATTTCTTTTTCAAAAGATTTTGAATTAAAAGATGAGTTTTTAAAGCACAATAACTCAATCATAAATTCAGTTTCAAGATGCAGTTCAGTTACTCACAGGCTTCTTGGATTTGCAAAAAAGTTTGATATTAATTTTGAAAAACTGGACGTAAATTTCATAGTTAAAGAAGTCCTTGGATTTCTTGAAAAAGAAGCGTCATTCAGACAAATCGAGCTTTTGCTTGACCTTGATCCTAAAAATCCTCAGATTTTTTCAGACAAGGGACAGGTTCAGCAGGTTTTTTTAAATATTATGACAAACGCCGTGGCAGCCGTTAACACTGGTGGAAAAATAGAAATCAGCTCCTACTACCTTTCTGAACAAAAAATGGTTGGAATAGACTTCAAAGACAATGGATGCGGAATAAATGAAGAAATTAAAAAGCATATTTTTGATCCATTTTTTACCACAAAACTCGGACAAGGCTCAGGCCTTGGGCTTTCAATAACCTATGGAATAGTAAAAAAGCTGAAAGGCAAATTAAGCTTTACCAGCAAAGTAAATGAAGGAACAAAGTTCACTATCCTTCTTCCCGAAGAAGAGACCTATGAATCAATGTCAGAGGAGGAATAA